From Parambassis ranga chromosome 9, fParRan2.1, whole genome shotgun sequence, the proteins below share one genomic window:
- the LOC114441618 gene encoding VIP36-like protein, which yields MVASVTKSNPARLGNIHFSFPMFLLKYVRQLTCLFVAVCILTGQTLAEDGEFMEEFLKREYSLAKPYRGLGFSSSSQWDLMGTTVVTPDYVRLTPDQQSRQGAVWSRIPFILRDWELKVHFKIYGQGKKNLNGDGLAIWLTRDRMQNGPVYGSKNHFLGLGIFVDTYPNADKTHDRTFPYVSVMLGNGTLSYDHERDGRPTELGGCTAMARNAIYDTFLLVRYTKNRLTLMVDVDGKQEWRECADITGVRLPTGYFFGASSATGDLSDNHDIISMKLYQLTVDRTPEEDDEEEVTIPRVDNMQQFHVEVEEEGMSGVQLFFTILFSILGLGVLAVVGLMLYSRWKENKRKRFY from the exons ATGGTCGCCTCTGTTACCAAATCAAATCCGGCTCGATTGGGAAACATACATTTTTCCTTTCCAATGTTTCTCTTGAAATATGTTCGTCAattaacatgtttgtttgtcgctgtttgtattttgacggGCCAGACGTTGGCGGAAGACGGGGAGTTTATGGAGGAGTTTCTGAAGCGGGAATATTCTCTGGCTAAACCTTACCGTG GTCTGGGgttctcttcctcttcacagTGGGATCTGATGGGCACTACTGTAGTGACACCAGACTATGTCAGGCTGACCCCAGACCAGCAGAGCAGGCAGGGCGCCGTGTGGAGTCGAATT CCTTTCATCTTGCGGGATTGGGAGCTCAAAGTGCACTTTAAAATCTACGGCCAGGGAAAGAAGAACTTGAACGGGGATGGACTGGCCATCTGGTTAACCAGAGACCGCATGCAGAATG GTCCTGTGTATGGCAGTAAGAACCACTTCCTTGGACTAGGAATATTTGTGGACACTTACCCCAATGCTGACAAGACCCATGAT AGGACTTTCCCATATGTGTCAGTGATGCTTGGAAATGGAACCCTGTCATATGACCATGAGCGTGATGGGAGGCCTACTGAGCTTGGTGGATGCACGGCAATGGCACGCAACGCAATTTATGACACGTTTCTACTGGTCAGATACACCAAAAACAGACTAACG CTCATGGTGGATGTAGACGGCAAACAAGAGTGGAGAGAATGTGCTGACATCACAGGGGTGCGGCTACCCACAGGCTACTTCTTTGGTGCCTCGTCAGCCACTGGGGACCTGTCAG ATAACCACGATATCATCTCCATGAAGTTGTACCAGCTGACAGTTGACAGGACtccagaggaggatgatgaggaagaggtcACCATCCCCAGAGTTGACAACATGCAGCAATTCCATG TGGAAGTCGAGGAGGAAGGGATGAGTGGCGTCCAGTTGTTCTTCACCATCCTCTTCTCCATCCTGGGCCTGGGCGTGCTGGCAGTGGTAGGGCTGATGCTTTACAGCCGCTGGAAGGAAAACAAACGCAAACGCTTCTATTGA